Below is a genomic region from Streptomyces sp. NBC_00461.
GCAGGAACTTCTCCACCCAGCGGAAGCGGAACCCGAAAGGCAGGTCACATGACCCGGGTGCTCGTGATCGACGACGAGCCGCAGATCGTGCGGGCCCTCGTGATCAACCTCAAGGCGCGCAAGTACGAGGTCGACGCGGCCCACGACGGCACCACCGCCCTTCAGCTCGCCGCCGCCCGCCACCCCGACGTGGTCGTCCTCGACCTGGGCCTGCCCGACATGGACGGCGTCGAGGTGATCAGGGGCCTGCGCGGCTGGACCCGCGTGCCGATCCTGGTGCTCTCGGCCCGGCACACCTCCGACGAGAAGGTCGAGGCGCTGGACGCGGGCGCCGACGACTACGTCACCAAGCCCTTCGGCATGGACGAACTGCTCGCCCGGCTGCGGGCGGCCGTCCGCCGTGCCGAGCCGGTCGGCGCCGGCGAGGACGACGTGACCGCCGTGGAGACCGACGAGTTCACCGTCGACCTGGCCGCGAAGAAGGTCAACCGGGGCGGGCGGGACGTGCGCCTGACGCCCACGGAGTGGCATCTGCTGGAGGTGCTGGTGCGCAACACGGGCCGACTGGTGAGCCAGCGGCAGCTGCTCCAGGAAGTGTGGGGTCCGTCATACGGCACCGAGACCAACTACCTGCGGGTGTACATGGCCCAGCTGCGCAGGAAGCTGGAGGCGGACCCGTCACACCCCAAACACTTCGTCACGGAGCCCGGGATGGGGTATCGCTTCGAGAAGTGAGCCGCCGGGCGGGGCACCGGTTCGAGCGCCGGGCCCGCGGGTACGTGGCTGTCGGGGCACCCCGGTACGCTTCAGACATGAGTGCTGTTCCTCGTTCCGAAAAGCCGGTGGGCCGGTTCCGGCGCATGCTTGACCGGCTCTCCTCGTCGCAGGAGGACCTGGAGTCCGAGGAGCTGCGGGAGGACACGGTGACCGCGGGCTGTACCCGTATCGGTGACTGTCACGACCGACAGATCGTTACGGTTACTGGTACCTTGCGCACGGTCACCCTGCGGCCGCGCGCGGGCGTCCCCGCCCTGGAGGCCGAGCTGTTCGACGGCTCCGCCGCCTTGGACGTGGTGTGGCTCGGCCGGCGCTCCATCGTGGGCATAGAGCCGGGACGCAGACTGATCGCATCGGGCCGGATCTCGATGAGCCGGGGCCGCCGGGTGCTGTTCAATCCGAAATACGAACTGAGACCCCTCGGACGGGAGTAGCCGGTGACGTCGCTCGACAAGCCGACCGAAGACACTCAAGCCGACGATGCCCGGGCGGTGACCGAGGCCGCCCTGTTCGAGGCGTTCGGCGGAGTGCGGGGCATGGTCGAGACGGTACTGCCCGGCCTCCTCTTCGTCACCATCTTCACGATCAACAAGGACCTGCACTGGTCGGCCATCGCCGCCCTCGCCGTGTCCCTGCTGCTCGTGGTGGTCCGCCTGGTCATGCGGGACACCGTCAAGCACGCGTTCAGCGGTGTCTTCGGCGTCGCCTTCGGTGTCGTCTTCGCGATGATGACGGGCAACGCCAAGGACTTCTACCTGCCCGGCATGCTCTACACGCTGGGCCTGGCGCTTGCCTACATCGTCACGACCCTGTGCGGAGTACCGCTGCTCGGCCTGATCCTCGGGCCCGTCTTCAAGGAGAACCTCTCCTGGCGCACCCGCAACCCGGGCCGCAAGAAGGCGTACTCCAAGGCCAGTTGGGCCTGGGGCCTGATCCTGCTCGGCAAGTGCGCGATCCTCTTCCCGCTGTACTGGTGGGCGAACACGGCTCAGCTGGGCTGGGTGCTGGTCGCCCTGAAGATCCCGCCGTTCCTGCTCGCCGTATGGCTGACCTGGGTCTTCCTGGCTAAAGCGCCTGCTCCCATCGACGTGTTCGCGGAGATGGAGGCCGAGGAGCAGGCCGAGAAGGAGCGGGCCGCTGCGGGACGTGAGGCGAGTGCCGGGCGGCACCGTCGGGAGGCGTAGTGCTCGGCATCTGCGCGGCCGTCCCTGGGGGCTGCCGCCCCCAGACCCCCGCTTCGGCCTGAACGGCCTCGTCCTCAAACGCCGGACGGGCTGAAGAGAACAAAGAACAGCCGGACGCGCTGAAGGACAACGGACAGCCGGACGGATTGAAGAACAAACAGCGAGGGCGCCCCCGGAATCCGGGGGCGCCCTCGTCGTCGTAGCGGCCGAAACGATCAGCCCGCCGCGTCCTCCCGTCGCACCGACAGCAGGTCCTCCAGCTGTTCCTCCCTGGCCTGCGCGGCGACGAACAGCA
It encodes:
- a CDS encoding response regulator, with the translated sequence MTRVLVIDDEPQIVRALVINLKARKYEVDAAHDGTTALQLAAARHPDVVVLDLGLPDMDGVEVIRGLRGWTRVPILVLSARHTSDEKVEALDAGADDYVTKPFGMDELLARLRAAVRRAEPVGAGEDDVTAVETDEFTVDLAAKKVNRGGRDVRLTPTEWHLLEVLVRNTGRLVSQRQLLQEVWGPSYGTETNYLRVYMAQLRRKLEADPSHPKHFVTEPGMGYRFEK
- a CDS encoding OB-fold nucleic acid binding domain-containing protein; this encodes MSAVPRSEKPVGRFRRMLDRLSSSQEDLESEELREDTVTAGCTRIGDCHDRQIVTVTGTLRTVTLRPRAGVPALEAELFDGSAALDVVWLGRRSIVGIEPGRRLIASGRISMSRGRRVLFNPKYELRPLGRE
- a CDS encoding DUF3159 domain-containing protein, translating into MTSLDKPTEDTQADDARAVTEAALFEAFGGVRGMVETVLPGLLFVTIFTINKDLHWSAIAALAVSLLLVVVRLVMRDTVKHAFSGVFGVAFGVVFAMMTGNAKDFYLPGMLYTLGLALAYIVTTLCGVPLLGLILGPVFKENLSWRTRNPGRKKAYSKASWAWGLILLGKCAILFPLYWWANTAQLGWVLVALKIPPFLLAVWLTWVFLAKAPAPIDVFAEMEAEEQAEKERAAAGREASAGRHRREA